One Polyangiaceae bacterium DNA segment encodes these proteins:
- a CDS encoding sigma-54 dependent transcriptional regulator gives MASLIPSPQKLLVVDDEPGIRQMLQILFSREGYAVVAAPGYREAVEALTTSPHAFPVVLTDLSMPDGSGLDVLAAAKRRSESTQVILITAHSSVQNAIAAMRSGAYDFVTKPFQPPELAALVEKAFEKYQLAAENLQLRAKVAPSPGALVGRSPAMRKVMDLVGRIAATKTTVLLTGESGTGKERIARAIHDASERAAGPFRVVNCGALPEALMESELFGHEKGAFTGAQGKSTGIFRDADGGSLLLDEIGELPGSLQVKLLRVLQEKLVRAVGATRELPVDVRVIAATNRDIEADVAAGTFRQDLYYRLNVIRVELPPLRERRDDIVPLIEGFMRRFAVEMGKDVSGFTPDALRALERYAYPGNVRELENIVERAVALSSARTIGLGDLPEEVSGMAGAPAPALISLPQSGIDLDAVLAEAERRLLVEALERAGGVRKGAARLLGITFRSLRYRLAKHGLDSDDDDVPDSATEG, from the coding sequence ATGGCATCCCTCATCCCGTCCCCGCAGAAGCTGCTGGTGGTCGATGACGAACCGGGGATCCGCCAAATGCTGCAGATCCTCTTCTCGCGCGAAGGCTACGCCGTCGTCGCCGCCCCGGGCTATCGCGAGGCCGTGGAGGCGCTGACCACGAGCCCTCATGCGTTTCCGGTGGTGCTCACGGACCTGTCGATGCCGGACGGTTCAGGCTTGGACGTGCTTGCCGCCGCCAAGCGCCGCAGTGAGTCCACCCAGGTCATCCTGATCACGGCGCACTCGAGCGTGCAGAACGCCATCGCAGCGATGCGCTCGGGCGCCTACGACTTCGTCACCAAGCCCTTTCAGCCGCCGGAGCTGGCGGCGCTGGTGGAGAAGGCCTTCGAGAAGTACCAGCTGGCAGCCGAGAACCTCCAGTTGCGAGCCAAAGTGGCGCCGTCACCGGGCGCGTTGGTGGGCCGCAGCCCGGCGATGCGCAAGGTGATGGATTTGGTTGGGCGTATCGCCGCGACCAAGACCACCGTGCTGCTGACTGGCGAAAGCGGCACCGGCAAAGAACGCATCGCGCGCGCGATTCACGATGCGTCGGAGCGAGCAGCAGGCCCCTTTCGGGTGGTCAACTGTGGAGCGTTGCCCGAGGCGCTCATGGAGAGTGAACTCTTCGGGCACGAGAAGGGCGCCTTCACTGGCGCGCAAGGCAAGAGCACCGGCATTTTTCGTGATGCGGACGGGGGCAGCTTGCTCTTGGACGAGATTGGCGAGCTGCCGGGTAGTCTGCAGGTGAAGCTGCTGCGGGTACTTCAGGAAAAGCTGGTGCGCGCGGTGGGCGCGACCCGCGAGCTTCCCGTCGACGTGCGCGTGATTGCCGCCACCAACCGTGACATCGAGGCCGACGTGGCTGCCGGCACTTTCCGTCAGGATCTCTACTATCGGCTGAACGTGATCCGCGTGGAACTACCTCCGCTGCGCGAGCGGCGCGATGACATCGTGCCGCTGATCGAGGGATTCATGCGCCGCTTCGCCGTCGAGATGGGCAAGGACGTGAGCGGCTTTACCCCCGACGCACTGCGCGCACTGGAGCGCTACGCCTATCCGGGCAACGTGCGGGAGCTGGAGAACATCGTCGAGCGCGCCGTCGCGCTATCCAGCGCTCGCACGATCGGTCTCGGGGACTTGCCGGAGGAGGTCAGCGGCATGGCCGGCGCACCCGCACCGGCCCTCATCTCCTTGCCTCAAAGCGGCATCGACTTGGATGCCGTGTTGGCCGAGGCGGAGCGGCGCCTGCTGGTGGAAGCGTTGGAGCGGGCAGGGGGCGTGCGCAAGGGAGCGGCTCGGCTGCTCGGGATCACCTTTCGGTCCCTCCGCTACCGCTTGGCGAAGCACGGGCTGGACAGTGACGATGACGACGTCCCCGACTCGGCCACGGAAGGCTAG
- a CDS encoding prepilin-type N-terminal cleavage/methylation domain-containing protein — MSYAWYAACNSAAFRDPMRDQAFPRIPGRSRGFSLVELMVVVVIVGVLAAVGITMFRKHIFSSRSVEALAMVQSIRAAQERWRAEHQGYLDVSTTMDSTYPMAVPGTSLYHWEQATGNDYDRWRLLAPTISGPVQFGYTVKAGAPFTAMTLPTSAGKPTFPPAAQVTEPWYVIQAQGDTDGDGLKAFYVASSLTGEVYRENEGE, encoded by the coding sequence ATGAGCTACGCTTGGTACGCTGCATGCAACTCGGCGGCATTCCGAGACCCCATGAGAGACCAAGCCTTTCCACGCATCCCTGGTCGATCCCGAGGCTTCAGCCTGGTGGAGCTGATGGTGGTCGTCGTCATCGTGGGAGTGTTGGCCGCGGTGGGGATCACCATGTTTCGCAAGCACATCTTCTCGTCCCGAAGCGTGGAAGCCCTCGCCATGGTGCAGAGCATCCGAGCCGCTCAGGAGCGTTGGCGCGCCGAACATCAGGGCTACCTGGACGTGTCGACCACGATGGACTCGACGTACCCCATGGCCGTCCCCGGGACGAGCCTCTACCACTGGGAGCAAGCGACCGGGAACGACTACGATCGCTGGCGTCTGCTGGCCCCGACCATTTCGGGGCCCGTGCAGTTTGGTTACACGGTGAAAGCGGGCGCGCCCTTTACGGCGATGACCCTGCCCACCAGCGCCGGAAAGCCGACGTTCCCGCCCGCGGCGCAAGTGACGGAGCCCTGGTACGTGATTCAGGCCCAGGGCGATACTGACGGCGATGGCCTCAAAGCCTTCTACGTCGCGTCGAGCCTCACCGGCGAAGTGTATCGCGAGAACGAAGGCGAGTAG
- a CDS encoding type II secretion system protein, translating to MRTRRASQTRGFTLVELMAVVVIAGVLATLAVYGVRKYIYTAKTSEAIHMLNSIAAAEEAYKDETGRYLTASSGVNSYYPQTDLTPSRTKWAWPNPGHVDAARWALLGVTSHEPVQFGYVAIAGTAGQAIPALGTRQDFTALATPGHWVALKAAGDQDGDGIYSYFVMARGEGISSAIHKEDEEE from the coding sequence ATGCGGACTCGACGTGCCTCCCAGACTCGTGGCTTCACCTTGGTGGAGCTGATGGCCGTCGTGGTCATCGCCGGAGTGCTTGCCACTCTCGCGGTGTATGGGGTGCGCAAGTACATCTACACGGCGAAGACGAGCGAAGCGATTCACATGCTCAACTCGATCGCCGCCGCAGAGGAAGCCTACAAGGACGAGACCGGTCGCTACCTGACCGCTTCGTCGGGAGTCAACAGCTACTACCCGCAGACGGACCTGACGCCGAGTCGCACCAAGTGGGCCTGGCCGAACCCAGGGCATGTAGATGCGGCGCGTTGGGCGCTTTTGGGCGTGACGAGCCACGAGCCCGTGCAGTTTGGCTACGTCGCGATTGCGGGTACCGCCGGTCAGGCGATTCCGGCCTTGGGCACTCGACAAGACTTCACGGCCCTGGCCACGCCGGGCCACTGGGTTGCGCTCAAGGCAGCGGGCGATCAGGACGGCGACGGGATCTACTCGTATTTCGTGATGGCGCGCGGAGAAGGGATCAGCTCCGCGATCCACAAGGAGGACGAGGAGGAATGA
- a CDS encoding prepilin-type N-terminal cleavage/methylation domain-containing protein, producing the protein MRIKKLQRGFTLVELMIVVAIVGVLAALAIYGVRKYIANSKTAEAKNSLGQISKDATSAFAREGMNPALLAAGASTQVVNRLCLTGTAVPANMAAVQGKKYQSSPAEWTTGQPTTGPNNANEGFACLKFSMADPQYYQYNYVSSATLAGAALGTTFTATAQGDLNGDGVVFGTYILRGEVRNTGGQVELFVSPNFEETNPLD; encoded by the coding sequence ATGAGAATCAAGAAACTGCAGCGAGGCTTCACGCTCGTGGAGCTCATGATTGTGGTGGCTATCGTCGGCGTGCTGGCAGCCTTGGCCATCTACGGCGTGCGCAAGTACATCGCGAACTCGAAGACGGCAGAGGCGAAGAACAGCCTCGGTCAGATCTCCAAGGACGCTACCAGCGCCTTCGCACGTGAAGGCATGAACCCCGCGCTCTTGGCGGCGGGTGCGAGCACTCAGGTCGTCAACCGTCTGTGCCTGACGGGTACTGCCGTGCCGGCGAACATGGCCGCGGTGCAGGGCAAGAAGTACCAGTCGAGTCCGGCGGAGTGGACGACGGGTCAGCCCACCACCGGGCCGAACAACGCCAACGAAGGTTTCGCGTGCTTGAAGTTCTCGATGGCCGACCCGCAGTACTACCAATACAACTACGTCAGTAGCGCGACACTCGCTGGCGCCGCGCTGGGCACCACCTTCACGGCCACCGCCCAGGGCGACCTCAACGGCGACGGCGTGGTGTTCGGCACGTACATCCTGCGAGGTGAAGTGCGGAATACCGGCGGGCAGGTGGAGCTGTTCGTCTCTCCGAACTTCGAAGAGACCAACCCCCTCGACTGA
- a CDS encoding protein kinase codes for MSITKSYGPFELHERISVGGMAEVFRALKRDTGQVVALKRILPNVAEDDDFIALFRDETKIASALSHPNIAGIVDAGQLSGTHYIAMEFVDGRPLRSLMDRSAARGSRLPIEVSVYVALCVARGLAYAHDRRDASGRPLGIVHRDVSPANILISYQGEVKLIDFGIAKAAGKITSTQAGMIKGKIGYMSPEQVLGEVVDRTADVFALGICLWEALTGRRLFDAHNELAVMDLIRQCQVPPPSQLAPGLPPALDHVVLKALAKAPKQRYATTREFEVDLESVLRSLPVGGDARRTMNFMHELFPDEAGRRGAAGQESSWMSKNGGGSDLDVFDGLANKSSKAPGPPSGRGAPPPAKKTLLGLSAPPLPPPSKSGRPLAPPSRPNIPSAPPGPPSRSGPPVPSRPPARPSNPAMSRPPLPPPTNPPWAGGGPPPPARPPLPGSLPPKPPPSAAAPVDMDWDDEDEKTAVFDKAEESAGALLRSGPGPALPTPPPSSKIGAGAAALLNKSGGAAPPSLPVPPVSAPPPMPPPVSMPPVMQAPAPAMPMPVAQPAGGGAGKTILVAIAALLAVGLIATLVVLMLPKSGTLVVTVAGPGNKPVDAVQVFIDGAQRCDTSPCRVAELASGTHMVKVTAAGYQPTADQAVTIASGQDAVLNMSLVRASEGTGIRVTAATSGAVKLFVDDKEIGPLPQELKDMTPGEHVIKVVGERYESWEKRVSIEDNKLETLEPKLKVVKGLAVIKAGNGAQGARVLLVSGNERRPIPSLPIRIDITTDKPWSIIATRTGYENFKKDIVFEDGKAEESFVVDLYEKGKAPAPQAAGQAPGPAPAPGPAPGPVAVGPKPAPAPGPAPAAGDGTLNINSIPVSNVILDGRPLGTTPKVGLKVSAGSHTVVFVHAEHGRKVRSVNVPAGGAATAAVRFP; via the coding sequence GTGAGCATCACGAAAAGCTATGGCCCCTTCGAGCTGCACGAGCGAATCAGCGTCGGCGGCATGGCCGAAGTCTTCCGCGCCTTGAAGCGTGACACTGGTCAGGTGGTCGCACTGAAGCGCATTCTGCCCAACGTTGCGGAGGACGACGACTTCATCGCTCTGTTTCGCGACGAAACGAAGATCGCAAGCGCGCTGTCTCATCCCAACATCGCGGGCATCGTCGATGCCGGCCAGCTCTCGGGCACCCACTACATCGCGATGGAGTTCGTGGATGGTCGACCGTTGCGCTCACTCATGGATCGGTCGGCGGCGCGCGGGTCGCGCCTGCCCATCGAGGTGAGTGTGTACGTGGCGCTCTGCGTGGCACGGGGGCTCGCCTACGCGCACGACCGCCGGGATGCCAGCGGCCGCCCACTGGGTATCGTGCACCGAGACGTCAGTCCGGCGAACATCCTGATCTCCTACCAGGGGGAGGTCAAACTGATCGACTTCGGCATCGCCAAGGCAGCCGGGAAAATCACCAGCACCCAGGCGGGTATGATCAAGGGGAAGATCGGCTACATGTCGCCCGAGCAAGTACTCGGCGAGGTCGTGGACCGCACGGCCGACGTCTTTGCCCTGGGAATTTGCCTTTGGGAAGCGTTGACGGGGCGCCGGCTTTTCGACGCGCACAACGAACTGGCGGTGATGGACTTGATCCGGCAGTGCCAGGTTCCTCCGCCCTCTCAACTCGCACCGGGCTTGCCCCCAGCGCTCGACCACGTGGTCCTCAAGGCGCTCGCCAAAGCCCCGAAGCAGAGGTACGCTACGACTCGAGAATTTGAAGTGGACTTGGAATCCGTTCTCCGGAGCCTTCCGGTGGGCGGAGACGCTCGGCGCACGATGAACTTCATGCACGAGCTTTTTCCCGACGAAGCGGGCCGACGAGGGGCGGCGGGCCAGGAGAGCAGCTGGATGAGCAAGAATGGTGGCGGTTCGGACTTGGATGTCTTTGACGGGCTTGCCAACAAGTCGTCGAAGGCGCCCGGGCCTCCCTCGGGTCGTGGTGCGCCGCCTCCCGCGAAGAAGACGTTGTTGGGACTATCGGCACCACCGTTGCCGCCACCGTCGAAGTCCGGGCGACCGCTAGCGCCGCCCAGCCGCCCGAACATTCCATCTGCACCACCTGGACCGCCCAGTCGTTCAGGACCACCGGTGCCCAGTCGCCCACCCGCGCGTCCCTCCAATCCCGCGATGTCGCGGCCGCCGCTACCACCGCCGACCAATCCTCCGTGGGCGGGCGGCGGTCCGCCGCCTCCTGCGCGACCTCCCTTGCCGGGTTCGCTGCCGCCCAAGCCGCCCCCCTCCGCCGCCGCCCCGGTGGACATGGATTGGGACGACGAAGACGAGAAGACCGCAGTCTTCGACAAGGCAGAGGAAAGCGCCGGTGCGTTGCTGCGAAGTGGTCCCGGTCCCGCATTGCCCACGCCGCCGCCATCGTCGAAGATCGGTGCAGGCGCCGCAGCGTTGTTGAACAAGTCGGGCGGCGCAGCGCCGCCGAGCCTGCCGGTTCCGCCCGTTTCGGCGCCGCCGCCAATGCCTCCCCCGGTGTCGATGCCCCCGGTGATGCAGGCTCCGGCACCCGCCATGCCCATGCCGGTTGCCCAGCCGGCCGGCGGTGGCGCAGGCAAGACCATTCTGGTTGCGATCGCAGCGTTGCTCGCGGTCGGCTTGATCGCCACGCTGGTCGTACTGATGCTGCCGAAGAGCGGTACCCTCGTGGTGACCGTCGCCGGCCCTGGCAACAAACCCGTGGACGCGGTGCAGGTCTTCATCGATGGCGCCCAGCGCTGCGACACGTCGCCCTGCCGCGTCGCGGAACTTGCGAGCGGGACGCACATGGTCAAGGTCACCGCTGCTGGCTACCAGCCGACGGCGGACCAAGCCGTCACGATCGCCAGCGGTCAAGATGCTGTGCTGAACATGTCGCTGGTGCGCGCCAGCGAAGGCACCGGGATTCGCGTGACCGCCGCAACTTCGGGCGCGGTGAAGTTGTTCGTGGATGACAAAGAGATCGGCCCCCTTCCCCAAGAGTTGAAGGACATGACCCCTGGGGAGCACGTGATCAAGGTCGTCGGAGAACGCTACGAGTCCTGGGAGAAGCGCGTCTCGATCGAGGACAACAAGCTAGAGACGCTCGAGCCCAAGCTCAAGGTGGTCAAGGGTCTGGCCGTGATCAAGGCAGGCAACGGTGCGCAGGGGGCCCGTGTGTTGCTCGTCAGCGGCAACGAGCGTCGTCCTATCCCGTCTCTGCCGATTCGTATCGACATCACCACGGACAAGCCCTGGAGCATCATCGCAACCCGCACGGGCTACGAGAACTTCAAGAAGGACATCGTGTTCGAGGACGGCAAGGCGGAAGAGAGCTTCGTCGTCGACTTGTACGAGAAGGGCAAGGCCCCCGCTCCCCAGGCCGCTGGCCAAGCACCCGGCCCGGCTCCAGCGCCCGGTCCCGCTCCAGGCCCCGTCGCCGTGGGACCGAAACCTGCGCCCGCGCCCGGCCCCGCACCTGCGGCGGGCGATGGCACCCTCAACATCAACTCCATTCCCGTCTCCAACGTCATTCTGGACGGGCGCCCCCTCGGAACCACGCCCAAGGTGGGACTCAAAGTGAGTGCCGGCTCGCACACCGTCGTCTTCGTGCACGCCGAACACGGGCGCAAAGTCCGCTCCGTCAACGTTCCTGCGGGCGGCGCGGCGACCGCTGCGGTCCGCTTCCCCTGA
- the rimO gene encoding 30S ribosomal protein S12 methylthiotransferase RimO: MAGHDKTVHFVSLGCPKNRVDSEVMLGVAERAGYRHVAEPEAAEVIVVNTCGFIDAAKQESIETILQLAELKHRGVCEKLVVTGCLSQRHPDELAAEMPEVDHFLGSSDMLRLGPVLAGTAPRMWVGTPADWVISASDPRVLSTRGASAYVKIAEGCSRSCSFCVIPSLRGRQRSRSADDVVREVEALAARGVLEVNLVSQDTVSYGRDRDDGSNLLRLVERVAEVPGLRWLRLFYLYPEKLSDALLDLIAQHPRVLPYVDMPLQHASSDMLRRMRRGVGGGAQRRLVQRMRERIPDLTIRSAFILGHPGETEEDFQELIDFVTWAEFDHVGAFLYSDEESSQSFQQDGKVPRKTARARVSKLMALQRRISRRRNKQRMGQQLEVLVEGPSEESELVLVGRHRGQAPEIDGVVYLSGDCLPGQIREVRVTQTTDYDLLGEVVDEASEPVGAPAAAPLVVVGSDGRRVLRTI, translated from the coding sequence ATGGCCGGCCACGACAAAACCGTTCACTTCGTCAGCCTCGGATGTCCCAAGAATCGAGTGGACAGCGAGGTGATGCTCGGCGTTGCGGAGCGTGCGGGCTATCGACACGTAGCCGAACCCGAAGCAGCCGAAGTCATCGTCGTCAACACCTGCGGCTTCATCGACGCGGCCAAGCAGGAGAGCATCGAGACCATCCTGCAACTCGCCGAGCTCAAGCACAGGGGCGTTTGCGAGAAGCTCGTGGTGACCGGATGCCTCAGCCAGCGACACCCCGACGAACTCGCCGCAGAAATGCCCGAGGTGGATCACTTCCTGGGCTCCAGCGACATGCTGCGCCTCGGCCCCGTGTTGGCGGGCACCGCGCCGCGCATGTGGGTGGGCACGCCCGCAGACTGGGTGATCAGCGCGAGCGATCCACGAGTACTGAGCACGCGCGGCGCGAGCGCCTACGTGAAGATCGCCGAGGGTTGCAGCCGCAGTTGCTCCTTCTGCGTCATCCCGTCGCTGCGCGGGCGACAGCGCTCCCGCTCCGCCGACGACGTGGTGCGCGAGGTGGAAGCCCTCGCCGCGCGCGGCGTGCTCGAGGTGAACCTGGTCAGCCAAGACACCGTTTCCTACGGACGCGATCGCGACGACGGCAGCAACCTCCTTCGGCTGGTGGAACGGGTCGCGGAGGTCCCTGGCCTGCGGTGGCTGCGCCTCTTCTATCTCTATCCCGAGAAGCTGAGCGATGCTTTGCTCGACCTGATCGCGCAACACCCGCGGGTGCTGCCCTACGTCGACATGCCGCTACAGCACGCCAGCAGCGACATGCTGCGTCGCATGCGACGCGGTGTCGGCGGCGGCGCCCAGCGGCGGCTGGTGCAAAGAATGCGGGAGCGTATTCCGGATCTGACGATTCGCTCCGCGTTCATCCTGGGTCACCCTGGGGAGACAGAGGAAGACTTCCAGGAACTGATCGACTTCGTGACCTGGGCCGAATTCGACCACGTCGGCGCCTTCCTCTACTCGGACGAGGAGTCGAGCCAGAGCTTTCAGCAAGATGGAAAGGTGCCGCGCAAGACGGCGCGCGCGCGCGTGAGCAAGCTGATGGCGCTGCAACGCCGCATCAGTCGACGCCGCAACAAGCAGCGAATGGGGCAACAGCTCGAAGTCTTGGTGGAGGGCCCCAGCGAGGAGAGCGAGTTGGTGCTCGTGGGCCGCCATCGCGGACAGGCGCCCGAGATCGACGGTGTCGTCTATCTCAGCGGCGACTGCCTTCCCGGGCAAATCCGCGAGGTGCGCGTGACGCAAACCACCGACTATGACCTATTGGGTGAAGTGGTCGACGAGGCGTCTGAGCCCGTCGGGGCACCCGCAGCGGCTCCCTTGGTGGTGGTAGGCAGCGACGGCAGGCGCGTCCTACGCACGATCTAG
- the carA gene encoding glutamine-hydrolyzing carbamoyl-phosphate synthase small subunit, translating to MRRKATLALADGTCFSGVAFGADGVADGEVVFTTGMTGYQEVLTDPSYCGQIVTMTAPHIGNTGINAEDHEGRADAPAVSGFVMRDASEWTSNWRAETGLDQYLRTHNVVAISGVDTRALTAHLRDKGSQNGCIGTTNADDLVDRARALPSMEGLDLVQRVSCRAPYSFSESRAAWQSPLGIAAAAEDERFKVVALDYGAKRNILRCLVDAGFEVSVMPASSSAEQVLAQQPAGIFLSNGPGDPAAVEHAIATIRDLVGKRPIFGICLGHQLLSLALGARTYKLKFGHRGLNQPVQDLKTRRVEITSQNHGFVVDVDSLAGRAQTTYLHLNDGTSEGLEIPDANAFSVQFHPEAAAGPHDTLHLFGRFRKLVEACA from the coding sequence ATGCGAAGGAAAGCCACTCTGGCGCTGGCCGACGGCACGTGCTTTTCCGGCGTCGCCTTCGGCGCGGATGGCGTGGCCGACGGCGAGGTCGTGTTCACTACCGGCATGACCGGCTACCAGGAGGTCCTGACGGACCCCAGCTATTGCGGCCAGATCGTGACGATGACCGCGCCGCACATCGGCAATACCGGCATCAATGCGGAAGACCACGAGGGGCGCGCGGATGCGCCGGCGGTCAGCGGGTTCGTGATGCGCGACGCCAGTGAGTGGACGAGCAACTGGCGGGCGGAAACCGGGCTCGACCAATACCTACGAACGCACAACGTCGTCGCCATCAGTGGCGTGGATACTCGCGCCCTGACCGCGCACCTCCGCGACAAGGGTTCGCAGAACGGCTGTATCGGCACGACGAACGCTGACGACCTGGTCGATCGCGCACGCGCCTTGCCCAGCATGGAGGGCTTGGATCTGGTGCAGCGGGTCAGCTGCCGCGCGCCGTACTCGTTCAGCGAATCCCGCGCCGCATGGCAGTCTCCCTTGGGGATTGCCGCCGCGGCCGAGGACGAGCGCTTCAAGGTGGTAGCTCTGGACTACGGCGCCAAGCGCAACATCCTGCGCTGCCTGGTCGATGCGGGCTTCGAAGTCAGCGTCATGCCGGCCAGCAGTAGTGCGGAGCAGGTGTTGGCGCAGCAACCGGCGGGCATCTTCCTCTCGAACGGACCTGGAGATCCGGCGGCCGTGGAGCATGCCATCGCCACCATCCGGGATCTGGTGGGCAAGCGCCCCATCTTCGGCATCTGCTTGGGGCACCAGCTGCTCAGCCTGGCGCTCGGCGCGCGCACCTACAAGCTCAAGTTCGGCCACCGCGGCCTGAACCAACCCGTCCAAGATCTGAAGACTCGCCGCGTCGAGATCACGAGCCAGAACCACGGCTTCGTGGTCGACGTGGACAGCCTGGCGGGACGCGCTCAGACCACGTACTTGCACCTCAACGACGGCACCAGCGAAGGCCTGGAGATCCCGGACGCCAACGCTTTCAGCGTTCAGTTCCACCCCGAAGCCGCCGCCGGACCGCACGACACGCTGCACTTGTTCGGGCGCTTCCGCAAACTGGTGGAAGCCTGCGCGTGA
- a CDS encoding dihydroorotase, which yields MADPDTLVVRGARVIDPTTSQDAVADVVVERGRIERVGKDAATSLLDSERVRVVDGRGRWLLPAFTDLHAHLREPGQEYKEDIRSGLTAAARGGYAHVCVMPNTKPVNDTRAVTEMMLARAREVGGASLHPIGAITRGQQGSELTEMAELREAGAVAVSDDGVCVMNSAVMRRALEYAKTFDLVVIQHAEDHELTRGAQMHEGRISAQMGLRGWPRVAEDVIVARDLILADYIQARYHVAHLSTRGSAALVAEAKGRGVPVTAEVTPHHLLLTDENVLGYDTACKVNPPLREAEDVAALRRALADGTIDAIATDHAPHSSMEKDCEFQEASPGMVGLELCFGALLSLVGQEGLTLTRLIDALAIAPARIAGLTPPRIATGALAELVLVDPEARWTLSERGSASKSRNTPLLDRPLHGKVLLTLAQGRVAFEQLAGDAS from the coding sequence ATGGCAGATCCCGACACGCTGGTAGTGCGAGGAGCCCGGGTGATTGACCCGACCACTTCCCAGGACGCGGTGGCCGACGTGGTGGTCGAGCGCGGGCGCATCGAGCGCGTCGGCAAGGACGCCGCCACCTCCTTGCTCGATTCCGAACGCGTTCGCGTCGTGGACGGCCGCGGACGCTGGCTCTTGCCAGCCTTCACGGATCTCCACGCGCATCTGCGGGAACCAGGGCAGGAGTACAAAGAGGACATCCGCAGCGGCCTGACCGCGGCGGCGCGTGGCGGGTACGCCCACGTGTGCGTCATGCCCAACACCAAACCCGTCAACGACACGCGGGCGGTGACGGAGATGATGCTGGCGCGGGCGCGCGAAGTCGGCGGCGCCAGCTTGCACCCCATCGGCGCCATCACGCGCGGTCAGCAGGGCAGCGAACTGACAGAGATGGCCGAACTGCGCGAGGCGGGTGCGGTTGCCGTCAGCGACGACGGGGTGTGCGTGATGAACTCCGCAGTGATGCGCCGCGCGCTGGAGTACGCCAAGACCTTCGACTTGGTCGTGATTCAACACGCCGAGGATCACGAATTGACCCGTGGCGCACAAATGCACGAGGGCCGGATCAGCGCGCAGATGGGCCTCCGAGGCTGGCCGCGCGTGGCCGAAGACGTCATCGTGGCGCGGGATCTCATCCTCGCCGACTACATCCAAGCGCGCTACCACGTGGCGCATCTGTCCACCCGGGGTTCCGCTGCGCTGGTCGCGGAGGCCAAGGGCCGCGGCGTGCCGGTCACGGCCGAGGTGACGCCTCACCACCTGCTTCTCACCGACGAGAACGTGCTGGGCTACGACACCGCGTGCAAGGTGAACCCGCCACTGCGTGAGGCGGAAGACGTCGCGGCCCTGCGCCGTGCGCTGGCGGACGGAACCATCGACGCGATCGCAACGGACCACGCTCCGCACAGCAGCATGGAAAAGGACTGCGAGTTCCAAGAGGCGTCCCCGGGCATGGTGGGTCTCGAGCTTTGCTTCGGTGCGCTGCTGTCCCTGGTGGGACAGGAAGGCCTGACCCTGACCCGCTTGATCGACGCTCTGGCCATTGCACCGGCGCGTATCGCAGGCCTGACTCCGCCGCGCATCGCAACCGGAGCGCTGGCAGAGCTGGTGCTGGTGGACCCCGAAGCGCGCTGGACTCTGAGCGAACGCGGCAGCGCTAGCAAGAGCCGGAACACGCCGCTTCTGGATCGGCCACTGCATGGCAAGGTTCTGCTCACGCTGGCCCAGGGACGCGTGGCCTTCGAGCAGCTCGCCGGGGACGCCTCGTGA